ATGCCGATAAACATAGTCTAATTTTGATACTAGAATACGTTTGTCTTCTTGATTACAAACCAAACCTGCTGTTGCCAAAGGTCCAGCAAACAATGTTGAAAACGACAAGCTTACAACAAAACAAAACAACAATGCATATGTAGAAAAATACCTGATTACTTTATTATAACCATTAATGAAAAAAAGAAAAGCACCCTAAATTTTTTTTAAGTTTTCATTAAAGCTAAAATACAAAAAAACTCGCTAAATTGATAACTTATGGATTAATTTCATTTTTCATTGCTCAACAATGTGTTACATTGGCCCACGTATGCAAGTTTCAAAACTCTTATTACCTGAGATTGTTGCGGCAATTGAAAACGACGATCTTCAAAGCCTAAAAACGGTTTTTCAAGATTTGCACCCCAGTGATATTGCCGAAGTGGTCAACCAACTCTCCAGTGAACATGTTGCTGCAATTATTCGCCTTTTACGTTTTCCAAGTGGTATTCATGTTTTTGAGCAACTGGACTTACAAACTCAGGCCAATGTTCTTAACCACTTGGGGAGAACCGAAACGGTTAATATTTTAGAAGAACTCTCTTCGGATGACCGGGTAGACTTGGTTCAAAAACTCCCTGAACAAACTGTAAAATCCTTGTTACCTTTCATCGCAAAAACCGAACGCGATGAAATAAAAAAGCTTTTGCAATATCAAGAAGATTCTGCTGGTGCATTGATGACCACAGAATATGTCAATATCCCGGTTGACATGAATGTTAAAACGGCTCTTGCTCACATCAAAAAAGTCGCTTTAGAAAAAGAAACCATTTATTATGTTTATGTTGTTGATGCACAGCGCAAGCTTATTGGTACTGTTTCCTTGCGTGACTTGGTTTTGGCTGATGATGAATGTCAAATTAGCACAATTTTATCCAAAGATCCTATTGCCTTATCTGTGGATGCTGACCTTGAAGAGGTGGTTAAAACATTTGAAAAGTATGACTTCTTGGCTGTGCCGGTGGTTGATCATGAGCTAAAACTGATTGGTATCATCACACATGATGACGCTTTTGATACCGTCATTGAAGAGCATACAGAAGATGCACACAGAATGGGGGCCATGCAACCCCTTGAAGACCCCTATTTTCAATCAAAAATATCAGATATTGTTAAAAAACGTGGATTTTGGCTGATGTTGCTGTTTTTAGGGCAGTTTTTTACTTTTTCTGCTTTGCAATACTTTGAATCCACCATGCAAAAAGCGGTTATGCTGATGTTTTTTGTGCCTCTCATCATATCTTCTGGTGGAAACTCTGGCTCACAATCGGTAACACTGATTACCCGTGGTTTGGCTGTAGGAGACGTAAACAGTAAAGATTTTTTCAAAGTTCTACGCAGAGAAACCTTAGTGGGTTTGCTGCTGGGCTTATTTTTGTGCATGATTGGCATTGTATGGGCTCATTTTATATGGGGAGCAGAGTTCTATTTATGCATTGCCGTGGGTATTTCCTTGATCAGTGTGGTGACCTTTGGTGCTTTGGTTGGATCACTGCTACCCATTATTTTTAAACACTTAGGCCAAGATCCGGCTATCATGTCTTCTCCGTTTGTTGCTTCTATTGTTGATGTGATTGGGATTGTTATTTATTTTTCAGTGGCCAAAACTTTATTGAATTTGTAATCCATAGCCATTCCCTATAAAGCAGCTCTTATGAATGAGAAAAATCAGCATCCGCTTCCACTCACAGAACAAGCTTTGGCCAATTCTTTGGATATCGATGCGCGCAGTACCAGCCAAATAATTGATATTATTCAAAATAATGATCAGGATCTACCTCATCTCTTAAAACAAGTGCAATCACAATTGACTTTGTTGGTCAATACAGCTGTTTCTCAAATAGAGCAAGGTGGGCGGATTATCTATGTTGGTGCCGGTACCAGTGGTCGTTTGGGTTATTTAGATGCTGTTGAGTGTCTTCCTACCTACAACCAGGGAGAAGAAACCATTATAGCGCTTATTGCTGGGGGTAAACAGGCTTTGCACACCGCCGTTGAGGGGGCAGAAGATGATACAGAACTTGCGGTATCTGACTTAAAAAATATCCAACTTAAAAATAAAGATATTGTCATTGGTCTATCTGCCAGTGGCACCACGCCTTATGTTTTATCTGCTTTGGATTTTGCCAAACAGCAAGACTGCTCAACTTGGATAGTCAGCAATAACCCTTTACAACAATCAGACTTTGCGCATCATTATGTTTACCTTGCTACCGGTCCAGAAGTGGTGACCGGCTCAACGCGTATGAAAGCCGGAACGGCCTTAAAAATGTTTCTCAACTGCTTTTCCAGTGCATGCATGATTAAACTGGGACACACTTTTGGTAACTTGATGGTGGATATGAAAGCCACCAACACCAAGTTATCCAAAAGGACTTTAAGAATTACAGACAGTTTATTGCTTAAAGCACCGCAAGAACCGTTTACTCAAGGACTTAAACATTATATTTTGCAAGAAAAAACCCAAACATCCTATGCGGACAGTGAAAAATATTTAAGCAGACACAAAGGTCACCTTAAACAAGCCTTAAGCCAAGACTTAAAATTAGAATTAAACAACTACTCTGCGCTTATTCTTGATATGGATGGCAGCATGCTGCGCTATCATTTGCCTGTTGGTTTTTCTACCTGGGCAGCTCTAGGATGGGCATACACTATCTATGACCAAATGGAGCAGTGGATAGAGCAATACAAACAAGAAAAAATAGCTTATGCTGATATTTGGAGTCTTTGCGCGCAAGCCTTAAAAAACAAGCCCATTGATCTGGCTCAGCAAAATTTATTTTGTAGTGCTGGAACTGCCCCTTACAATAGAGGCTTACAAATAGCACTGCCTTTATTTAAACAACACCTAAAAGTAGGGATTCTCAGCAGTGGTTTAAGCATGGTAGCTGAATCCATTCAAAGACAATTTGGTTTGGATTTTTCCATGTCCAATACCTTCAATCACAATGGTCATGTTTTTGATGGGACCGTTACTTTAGATGTACCTTATATTGATAAATACGACTGTTATCGTAAACTTATTCAAGAGCACAATCTAAAGTCAAAAAACATTATTTACGTTGGCGATTCATCCAATGATTTTAGCATTCTTGATGAGGTGGGCTTCCCTATTTTTTACATTACGCCCCACAACCATCATTTAAAAAATATGGCCAAAGAGCACAAGTGGCATCTGGTCAGTGATTACTATGATATCTTAAGATTATTTGCGACAGGAAAAAATTAAAAGACTCTTTGTTTTTTAAAAAGAGTCTTTTATTCTTTTATTGACCTTGCCCTAAAGAATAACCTCTCTCTTCACCAAAACGGTATAAATTTTCAGTCTTAATGACTTCTAAATTTGCCTCTAAAATCTTTTGCTGAAGTTCAATAAGCTCTTGATGCGTAACCTTTTTTTCATCGTCTTGATGCATAAATCTGCAACGCCAGTGATCGGTACAAAATGTGTGCGGATTGCCTTTTGGAAAAACTTTTACGCCGCGGTTGGTGATCATGACCAGTTTAAGATCGGTTGCTTGCGCTACTGCAATCAGTTTTTCTCCTAGAACATCAGGACGTCTGTCATCACAATCAATAAAAACATCCATGCCTTCTAATTTTTTCTCTACTTTAGGCTTTTCTTTTAAATGAATACTGATTTTTTGTGAAGTCTCACCGTACTCAACCGCTTTAAGCGTTTGAGGCTTACTGCCCAAACGTTCAATCACTGCTTTAGAAAAGTCTTGCGTGCTGACTTTTTCCTTGCTGTTTTGGTCATAAATATCTCCAGTATGAATCCCTTCCTCAATGGTTGTCAACCATGCATTTTCTATTTTCTCTGCAACGCTGCTTTGCCCAATATAGTTTAACATTTGAACAGCACCCATAAGTAAACCACTGGGGTTGGCAATGTTTTGTCCTGCTATGGTTGGAGCTGAACCATGAATGGCTTCAAACATAGCGCACTTTGCACCAATGTTTGCAGAGCCAGCCATACCCACAGAGCCTGTGATTTGGGCGGCAATATCTGAAACAATATCGCCATAGAGGTTAGGAACAACAATAACATCAAAGTCTTCAGGACTATCGGCGATTTTCGCAGCACCAATGTCTATAATCCAGTGATCCACATCCATTTCAGGATAATCTTTGGCCACTTCATCAAAGGTTTTATGAAAAAGACCATCTGTTAACTTCATGATGTTATCTTTGGTCATGCATGTAATTTTCTTACGCTTGACACTTTTGGCATATTCAAAAGCAAATCGAATAATTTTTTCACTTCCAGGGGCACTGATCAACTTCAAACATTGATAAACTTCTTGAGTTTGACGGTGTTCAATCCCTGCATATAAATCTTCTTCATTTTCTCGTACAATCACCATATCCATTTTAGGATGTTTGGTTTGCACAAAAGGATGAAGTGACTTGACTGGACGAATATTGGCATACAAACCCAAAGTCTTACGAATGGTCACATTTAAGCTTTTATAACCACCTCCTTGGGGTGTCGTAATGGGTGATTTTAAAAAAATGTGGTTTTTGACCAAGGTATCCCAATCTTGCTCAGAAATTCCGGAGGTGTGACCTTTTTTATAAACGTTCTCACCAATTTCAATGACTTCATAGTTTAAATCTGCGCCAGATTTTTTAAGAATACTTAGGCAGGCTTCCATTATTTCTGGTCCAATACCATCACCATAGGCTATTGTAATTTTTTGGCTCATTGTTTAATGCTCTCCTTGTAGCGCTTCAAATTCTGTATTTTAAACATTATTACGATTGTGCACCGTCATTGTTTTTACTTTCAATCCAAAACATAAAATTCTGCCTCAGATTTAAAAGTATTTGTATGCTTATCTATATGATTTCGGCTTATAACAGAGAACGATCGGCAAATCACTAATAAGTTAATATTTTTTCTTATAAAATGAATGCCTGTTTGGGTGCGATTAATAGCAATTTTCAGAAAAAAGTCTTTTTCTTCTCGGCCTAGAGCATTGTTTGGTAAGACCTAGAAAACTGGCAGAAGAAAAAACCCGTTATTTTTCTTCTACCTTAGTCAATAAGCTCAAACAACCGTACTATAGTTTATTGAACTGACGAATCTTTACACAAGTTTCATAAGATTCATGCATAATCAACAAGTTCTTTTTGACAATGGGCAAAAAGCTTTTTTGATTCTTTTTAATAAACTTACCCAATCGCTCAACGGAGGCTGAGTCACAGCTCACTGGAGCTAAGCCAATGGTGAAACGAGTCAATAACTCCAAGTCACCCTCTTTATTCTTTTCTAGAATAGCCTCAAACAAACGATCATAAAAATCTGGCTTGAATTGCTCTTGATCATTCGGGAGCAAATTCCCAATGACCACTGCTTTTTTGGCTAGGGAATCCAGCTCATTGTTCATGAGTGTGTTGTACCATTCATTTTTAGAAGATGCGTCTGGATATATCACTTTACACGCTATGGCTGATTTAACCCCACCCGATGATTTATCTTTTTCTTGTTCAGCTTTAAGCAGATCTTTGGCTTTAGGGTGAGCTAAACTATTAAGCGTCTTAATGGCTCCCCATCGCTTATCTTGATCTATAATGAGGCCTTTAATTTTTGTTTGGCCGTTAAGTAAAGACAAAAGTTGTTCTTGAGCCTGTTGGCTTTCTAAACTGTTGACATATGCGCCATACCACAGCGACTGAAAATCACTTTCGGCTTTGGCTGCATTAAGCTTTTTCCAAAAGAAATCTTCATATTTTTTTTGTAAGACTGTGTGTTTATCTTTTTGATTTTTCACATAATATAAGACTGCGTGATGACTTCCTCTCCTACCAATGATGGTATTGGTGATTTGACCAGCAACATCAACATTGTCTTCTTGATCTAAATGCGCATCCACAATAGACAAATAAGCATCTACACTTAATTTTTGATCTTGAACCATGTCCCATAGGCTGCGCCAAATCATAGAGCGATGGTGCGCTGATTCAAACAGGTTTAAGTTTTCTTTTAAAAACTGTACAGACGCTTCATCAAAAACCACTTTTACAAAGTCATGATCGGCTTCATTGACAAAAACAAAAGCTGGACAATCTTTACCTTCAAACTGATTCAGTACAGTTTTTTCAGCTTCATACTGGGCAACGGTTTTAGCATAAGCTTTGAGTTGGCCGTCTTCAAGTTTATACAACACAACATTTACCTTATGTGCACGCATGACTGCATCTCCAGAAGCAACGCCTTGAATAAGCTCAAAATGTTTTATTTTCTCTCCAGCTTTGCACCCATCTAAATCGGCCTTAATTGTATTTAAACCTTTGTTTCTCAACCAGTCTCCTACCCATTCTTGCAAGGGTTTTTGTGCACCCTTTTCCAAAGAGCCAACAAAGTCACTCAATTGGGTGTTTTTATAAGCATAGGTTTTAAAGTAATGGCGCATGCCTTTTTTAAATTCATCTGCCCCAACATAATAGGCCAACTGCTTTAAAGACGATGCCCCTTTGCCGTAGGTGATGCCATCAAAGTTAGCAAAAGCTTGGTCGGTACTTTCAATTGTGGCTTCAATAGGATGGGTGGTCACTCTCTGATCTTCTGTATAGGCCCACACTTTTATATCAGCATAAAAGTTATGCCATGCTTCTTTAAATTGTGTGTTTTCAGCTATGGCCAAGTAAGACATGTAAGTGGCAAAACTTTCATTGAGCCACAAGTCATTCCACCACTG
The bacterium genome window above contains:
- the mgtE gene encoding magnesium transporter — encoded protein: MQVSKLLLPEIVAAIENDDLQSLKTVFQDLHPSDIAEVVNQLSSEHVAAIIRLLRFPSGIHVFEQLDLQTQANVLNHLGRTETVNILEELSSDDRVDLVQKLPEQTVKSLLPFIAKTERDEIKKLLQYQEDSAGALMTTEYVNIPVDMNVKTALAHIKKVALEKETIYYVYVVDAQRKLIGTVSLRDLVLADDECQISTILSKDPIALSVDADLEEVVKTFEKYDFLAVPVVDHELKLIGIITHDDAFDTVIEEHTEDAHRMGAMQPLEDPYFQSKISDIVKKRGFWLMLLFLGQFFTFSALQYFESTMQKAVMLMFFVPLIISSGGNSGSQSVTLITRGLAVGDVNSKDFFKVLRRETLVGLLLGLFLCMIGIVWAHFIWGAEFYLCIAVGISLISVVTFGALVGSLLPIIFKHLGQDPAIMSSPFVASIVDVIGIVIYFSVAKTLLNL
- a CDS encoding N-acetylmuramic acid 6-phosphate etherase, coding for MNEKNQHPLPLTEQALANSLDIDARSTSQIIDIIQNNDQDLPHLLKQVQSQLTLLVNTAVSQIEQGGRIIYVGAGTSGRLGYLDAVECLPTYNQGEETIIALIAGGKQALHTAVEGAEDDTELAVSDLKNIQLKNKDIVIGLSASGTTPYVLSALDFAKQQDCSTWIVSNNPLQQSDFAHHYVYLATGPEVVTGSTRMKAGTALKMFLNCFSSACMIKLGHTFGNLMVDMKATNTKLSKRTLRITDSLLLKAPQEPFTQGLKHYILQEKTQTSYADSEKYLSRHKGHLKQALSQDLKLELNNYSALILDMDGSMLRYHLPVGFSTWAALGWAYTIYDQMEQWIEQYKQEKIAYADIWSLCAQALKNKPIDLAQQNLFCSAGTAPYNRGLQIALPLFKQHLKVGILSSGLSMVAESIQRQFGLDFSMSNTFNHNGHVFDGTVTLDVPYIDKYDCYRKLIQEHNLKSKNIIYVGDSSNDFSILDEVGFPIFYITPHNHHLKNMAKEHKWHLVSDYYDILRLFATGKN
- a CDS encoding NADP-dependent isocitrate dehydrogenase, which codes for MSQKITIAYGDGIGPEIMEACLSILKKSGADLNYEVIEIGENVYKKGHTSGISEQDWDTLVKNHIFLKSPITTPQGGGYKSLNVTIRKTLGLYANIRPVKSLHPFVQTKHPKMDMVIVRENEEDLYAGIEHRQTQEVYQCLKLISAPGSEKIIRFAFEYAKSVKRKKITCMTKDNIMKLTDGLFHKTFDEVAKDYPEMDVDHWIIDIGAAKIADSPEDFDVIVVPNLYGDIVSDIAAQITGSVGMAGSANIGAKCAMFEAIHGSAPTIAGQNIANPSGLLMGAVQMLNYIGQSSVAEKIENAWLTTIEEGIHTGDIYDQNSKEKVSTQDFSKAVIERLGSKPQTLKAVEYGETSQKISIHLKEKPKVEKKLEGMDVFIDCDDRRPDVLGEKLIAVAQATDLKLVMITNRGVKVFPKGNPHTFCTDHWRCRFMHQDDEKKVTHQELIELQQKILEANLEVIKTENLYRFGEERGYSLGQGQ
- the pepN gene encoding aminopeptidase N, with product MNRENKPNLSQSYAEFRSKHIANVSYNLSFDLSHGEEKFSGVSIIHFDYKAQSQPLTVDFIGGTVKSLKVNDEGYQANYNGNFLSIDPTQLKEGKNTLEIAFEHAYSNDGAGLYRFEDTEDNTSYIYSNFEPFDANRMFPCFDQPDLKASYEMKVTAPKNWQVISAAKESDVKTEGDLKHWHFPKTKRFSTYIFSLHAGDYTSWTSEHNGMTLKLYARKSLAKYVNQEFWFDITKKGFEFFNAYFDYDYPFGKYDQVIVPDFNAGAMENTAAITFSERYIKKGKYTRSNEMNIAEVILHEMAHMWFGNLVTMQWWNDLWLNESFATYMSYLAIAENTQFKEAWHNFYADIKVWAYTEDQRVTTHPIEATIESTDQAFANFDGITYGKGASSLKQLAYYVGADEFKKGMRHYFKTYAYKNTQLSDFVGSLEKGAQKPLQEWVGDWLRNKGLNTIKADLDGCKAGEKIKHFELIQGVASGDAVMRAHKVNVVLYKLEDGQLKAYAKTVAQYEAEKTVLNQFEGKDCPAFVFVNEADHDFVKVVFDEASVQFLKENLNLFESAHHRSMIWRSLWDMVQDQKLSVDAYLSIVDAHLDQEDNVDVAGQITNTIIGRRGSHHAVLYYVKNQKDKHTVLQKKYEDFFWKKLNAAKAESDFQSLWYGAYVNSLESQQAQEQLLSLLNGQTKIKGLIIDQDKRWGAIKTLNSLAHPKAKDLLKAEQEKDKSSGGVKSAIACKVIYPDASSKNEWYNTLMNNELDSLAKKAVVIGNLLPNDQEQFKPDFYDRLFEAILEKNKEGDLELLTRFTIGLAPVSCDSASVERLGKFIKKNQKSFLPIVKKNLLIMHESYETCVKIRQFNKL